The stretch of DNA GAACTCCGACGCCCAGAATATCGCATCACAAGGCCACTCCATCGCCGCTAATTAGAAAAAAGACCCCTCGTCCATCACCAAAAGCCTCCCAATCATCTTCCAAATCACCCGAAGAGCAAATTCTCACTGATGATCTGCTGAATATTCCCACAAATATTAAGAAGAGGACCAAAGCGGcggatttcttttgaaatagaAATGAAATATCTTTGTATAAAGAGAATGtagaaatttaatataaaaaaaccaggttttaaagaaaattattagtcTTTTACTTATACCAACCAATCTatccaataaaattgaatttgaaggatttgaatcatttttggTTGTGGTGTGACAGCAtctttgaacaattttttttatccgaatctcagttttttttagtattagttaaatgaattttttttatgattagtaaaaattctgaaattaaccgttataaatatttttatttacctaTAACTGGgtacaaaaaatcattcatttgaTGTAGGCTCTGTCTTAGGGTGTTATCACACCTAAGCTCTAATAAACCTTTTTAATTTAGCCCATTCACGACAACCCTTTCGAATTCTCATGAATCATAGAAACATTCAttggtgaaattcactaaagttttttaaattttctaaggTTGAATTAgacaaaatgcatattttcgGTGTTTTTCCTGGTCGTCTTAGAGGGcattgaaattcacaaaaatcgcCGAAAAATGTATTTAGCCCGATGTATCCTAATCCtgatttaaaataatctctagttttgcttaagaaaactgaAGGAATCCTaaggaaataaagaaaaatcctaagaaattttaagttttttataaGACTTCTTATCTCCACAGTCCACAATAAGCTTACTTTAGCTGCAGTGGATTGGAAGCGACCTTATTCGCGGCCAGCCCAAACAAATCTGAAGACTTCTTATAATATTTCAAGATATCtcaggattttttaaagaaaatttaagatattcttcagaaaaaaaagtataaaatttttcatgtttgaGTCAACTTATGATTCAAAGaacatgaaagggttaaagtttTGCTCAGAAGgttttatgtgaaaatctctaaaaaaaacattcttaatgttttgatcgattaatattttacgttttttttaaagaataaatatttttgacgaTAAAGTTTGATAGATATCCTTCGTCTGAGGCTatatagaaaaagaattttcaaaattttccagtaaaatgagaataaatCTCTTGAAGAAcgaaaataagattttttgtcGAATATTCTACaaagtttgaaaagttctCAGTGCCTCAGCATTGTGATCTCTCAGTTTTTTGTAGTAGAAATAGGAATGGTAGTTGTACCAGAGAATTGCAGCTCCAAGAATTAGGACAATAACCGCTAGAATTGTGGAAATTGTGGCAAATGTGCGCACATTGGCTCTATCATCGTTGGATTGAAATGGTGAAGTTGTGGAATTTCTCCCCGATAGAAGAGATCCCAATTCCCTCAGTTTACCCTCTATGCTTGacagagatttaaaaattccatccaGAATTGTTGTATTGCCTGTTGCTGTAAAGTTGTCTTCTACTTCTTTTGCGTCTGTTGCATTTTTGGTGGTTTCATTGATCACTTCTGGAGCATCTGTTGAAAAATCCAATCCTGAGGTAATTTCAGTTGTTGCCTGCATAATGAGATGACTCTTCTCTGGTAGTtctgaaatgttttcttttttctcaacgATTGCGTtggaattttctaatttcttcCGTAAAGCCTGCAACTCCTTCCAGAAGGCCACATTGGAGCCATTGAGGTGATTCAATGATGGCTCCTCCTCAATGTTCTCTTCAGGaatttgctcaattttctccttgtAGCAAATATTTCCACGAATATTCGTCATATTGGTTGGCATTGGTTCATCAACGTTGAAGGCAATCCTGTTTGTGGTCTGCCATCGACGGTAGAGCATGAGgagttttttgcattgaaaccGATTATGGGAGAGACCAATGAGCCGAAGATGCGGCAGTATTTTGTCCAAATCTTCAGGGAAATCACTAAGATGATTTCCATCGAGGTACAAATACTCCAAACTCCGGAAGAGTGACAAAACATTCTCATCAATCACCTCGAAGGCATTGTAAGAGAGATCGAGCGTCTCCAGGAAGTCCGTTGAGAAGTATCCGTAGTCGAGGTGAGACAGATTGTTGCGACTTAAATTAATCTCTTTGAGTTGCCCAGCTCTGCTGAAGCAAAATCCAATGTTGCTGATGTTGTTGTGTGCCAGGAAGACTGATTTGAGATTCTGACACTCACAGATACTCATGAGATTGTCTCCCAATTTATTATGATTCATCTGGAGCATTTCGAGTGTTGCCGTTGAGGCACCAATTGCAATATCCGCAAGTTCGttattctttgcaaaaagCTCCCGACATCCCTCACCGATGGACACCTGCCTGAGGTAGTTGCTATTGACAATAATATTGGAAGctctaatatttcttaaatccAACGAAGCCAGGAGATTGTTGCTCATATCCAAAATGGACGATTCACCGTGCATGTTGATAAAACGTTCCGAAGGAAGGAATTTATGGAGATAGTTGTTGCTCACATCGAGTTCCTTGAGTCGTGTTAAATTCCCAAAGACATCCATTGAAAGTTCTTCGAGGGAATTCGATTGGAGTTTAATGATTCCAATAATTGGGTTTTGACTGAAGATCTCTCCAGGGAGATTTGTGAGTTTATTGCTGGATAAATCAACGTGCATCAAGCCTGGTTGTGCAGCGAAAATTCCCCCTGGCACAGATGCCAACACGTTCATTTTCAGGATAATTTCACTTAAATTTGGACATCCTGCAAAGGCATTCACGCTGATTCTTTCAATGCGATTTCCGGTTAAATTCAAGTGCCAAAGATTCATCAACTTGAGTCCATCATCTACTTGTTCAAGCGTGGAAGTTGTtactttgaatttaattagatttataaaattattcagcATCTCCATTGGCAAGTGCGTTGTATTTGAATTGGAAATCTCAAGACGTTTCATTTTTTCCATATCATCAACCTCATACAAATGTCCAGCCTCAAATGTAAATCCCGCGATAACGCATGCAGGCCTCAACCACTCTTCATGATCACTATTGCACTCAATTTTACTTGCTGCTGCACATTGCAAATTGAATCCCACAGAGATAATCAATGGAACCAAAACTctagagacaaaaaaataattaataaattatcaatatgaagaaaaagaaaataaataattttcatttaacccAAATCTGTTCATtgtatcacataaaaaaaattatctttgttAACTTTGAATGTAAAAATAGGCACAAAACGTtccttttttcacaaaaattgaattgataagttaaagaaaaaatctttctaaatttcttgtagaaaatttcaagaactttgattaagaattgaaaatttctacacAATTCTGGAAGTCAGATTATCTGAGTTGAGTAAACTCACCCTAAATGctttaaaataatcattttttcacaactttctttcattcaaatttatttttttctttcttcttgttCACTGGACTTTCAGCTGAAGACTGAATGAATACACAAAGCCTCCGTCTAATGCTGATGCAGGAAAAATCCTTCATTtatcaagaattcttttatcaCACAGTGTTGACGATAAAAAGTTCTGCATGTCTCTCTTTATGTACCCTATGAAGATACATAATATTGTGCacaatttatgtataaaaaaatacaaagaaaagctCATGTCGCGATTGtttttagacatttttcttaacaagATGCTGCAAATgtgttaaccctttgaggactACAACTGAAACTTGAAAGTGGAATGATATTTTTTGGGTTAGTTATGTagttcaaataataaattgttgatgaaaaatttaaaaagaaaaatgatcatttaagaatttattgttgtACTTATCTAATCTTTccaaattctattttaaaaaatccagtCAATAGGCAAactaaattcttaaaatatcaCGCAAAAAGTTCTGAAGCTCCCCTGATTACACCGCTTCAGTCTCTCCTGGTTTAACCGcattttaggatttttagCCAAAGGTTTTTTTCTCAGTATCAGAGACTTAGGTATCACACGTAAGTCGATCAACTCAGatgcaaataatttattgacgCCTTAAAATCGCGCAAgtctttaacaaaaataaaactcacaaaaacaacaattttttttgtaatatgaTTTTTACTTGTTCTTTAtcgataaataaattctacaatATTGAAACTCAGTTAATGCAATGATACAGGATACTTTCTTG from Lutzomyia longipalpis isolate SR_M1_2022 chromosome 4, ASM2433408v1 encodes:
- the LOC129796479 gene encoding leucine-rich repeat-containing protein 15-like, giving the protein MKESCEKMIILKHLGVLVPLIISVGFNLQCAAASKIECNSDHEEWLRPACVIAGFTFEAGHLYEVDDMEKMKRLEISNSNTTHLPMEMLNNFINLIKFKVTTSTLEQVDDGLKLMNLWHLNLTGNRIERISVNAFAGCPNLSEIILKMNVLASVPGGIFAAQPGLMHVDLSSNKLTNLPGEIFSQNPIIGIIKLQSNSLEELSMDVFGNLTRLKELDVSNNYLHKFLPSERFINMHGESSILDMSNNLLASLDLRNIRASNIIVNSNYLRQVSIGEGCRELFAKNNELADIAIGASTATLEMLQMNHNKLGDNLMSICECQNLKSVFLAHNNISNIGFCFSRAGQLKEINLSRNNLSHLDYGYFSTDFLETLDLSYNAFEVIDENVLSLFRSLEYLYLDGNHLSDFPEDLDKILPHLRLIGLSHNRFQCKKLLMLYRRWQTTNRIAFNVDEPMPTNMTNIRGNICYKEKIEQIPEENIEEEPSLNHLNGSNVAFWKELQALRKKLENSNAIVEKKENISELPEKSHLIMQATTEITSGLDFSTDAPEVINETTKNATDAKEVEDNFTATGNTTILDGIFKSLSSIEGKLRELGSLLSGRNSTTSPFQSNDDRANVRTFATISTILAVIVLILGAAILWYNYHSYFYYKKLRDHNAEALRTFQTL